The Candidatus Binataceae bacterium region GAAAAAAAGCCAACCGGCGACGGAGTGGAAGCCGTCCATGGCGAGGGCTTCGTTCCAAGTTCCGATCCAAACCAGTGTGACGATGCGGACTACGTTTAGGATCCACAGCGCAATCAAACCGATGGGCAATAGAAAAAGAGCGTTCGGGAAACGGAAGTCTCGCCGATAGATCCAGAGATAGACCGTCATCAAGACCGCAAATAACCCCATGCCTTCCCAGCCTGCACATGCCGAATCGATATAGACGGCGAACCTGGGCGTACCAATGAGGTTCTTCTGAGGATCAAACAATACGTTGGTGGTAAAGAGTCGCAGCACCAGGGCTGTCAACTCGAGCATCAGCTGTTCGAGCCTGTCTGTTAATCCAGGTAGATTGGCTACAACGAATTTTGTGTAGTGGTGCGCGAGCGTGTAGATCAGCAGTCCAGTTCCCGCCACTTTTCCAAAAAGACGACGGTTGTGCGCGATCCAGTGTTCCCAAAACAAGGCCGGCATCAAAGTCAGACACCAGCTGGCTGTCGCGATGGCGATCAAGGCCGCCACGCTCAATGCCAGCGATGCCGTCATCGCGTCCTCGGCGTTGGTCGGATCGCCCAGTGATCTGGACAGGCCTACGACGGCACCAATGTAAAGGAGAAGCCAGAGCATCCATCCCGCTCGGCACTCCGGCGCCTGTATCAGGAATTGTTCGGTTTCCAGTCGCAGCGATGGCCAAGCCATGATCCCGGCCGCCGTCACGCTTGTGATCAAAATGCCGACGGAAGGAATGCGTGTTGGGATTGGCAGGCGTAGAGGGATGTCTGATAGATGGACGCTCGCCCACCAGACACCGGAATCCGGATTAGGTATGGACAGTACCAACAGTCCGACGGCGAATGCCACGCCGGCGCACGTCCAGCGCAAAAGCCAAAGTGGCTTGGGAGCTGGTGAGACAGCCTTTATATCCGTATCCAGGGGACTCCTTGCCAAGCACTTGGCCTTTGGCGGCTTGTTCGGCGAGCCCTCAAGCCGAATCCCCTAATTGTAACTAGGGCCCGGAGAAACCTTCACCTACGTCGGCGGTATCGGTCCACGATGAGCAGTCCAGCTCCTACCAGCAGCGCAATGCCGCTGCCAATCATACCCGGATCAAGCTCTGGAGCATGACGGCCACCCCAATGATGATGGTCCCCTCCGATCCAATTCCATGGCCAATCGGCCAAGGCCGAGCCATTTAGTCCCAGAAGAATCAAGCCAGCTACGGCGAGGAGAAGTACCCAACTGCGCTTTTGCATATGTTTACCTCACTTAATTAGCCCTTGAATCATTTTTGCTGTCGCTCCGCAATTTGTCAT contains the following coding sequences:
- the xrtE gene encoding exosortase E/protease, VPEID-CTERM system, with protein sequence MAFAVGLLVLSIPNPDSGVWWASVHLSDIPLRLPIPTRIPSVGILITSVTAAGIMAWPSLRLETEQFLIQAPECRAGWMLWLLLYIGAVVGLSRSLGDPTNAEDAMTASLALSVAALIAIATASWCLTLMPALFWEHWIAHNRRLFGKVAGTGLLIYTLAHHYTKFVVANLPGLTDRLEQLMLELTALVLRLFTTNVLFDPQKNLIGTPRFAVYIDSACAGWEGMGLFAVLMTVYLWIYRRDFRFPNALFLLPIGLIALWILNVVRIVTLVWIGTWNEALAMDGFHSVAGWLFFNAVTLAIVRGSWSCRLFAKRTLQNASSCSNPAAPYLVPALMIIATAMLTRILSHTFLSLYPCRVVVGAAALWFYWTRLSLRFQLSSIPIALGLCVFALWIVLQYRNSGHLPVAAEMDWAGLPTLGVIGWIAFRITGAVLIVPVAEELAFRGYILRRIVSIDFDRVEPRHFTWLAFVGSSVLFGALHAQWLAGTLAGMLFAFSFYRRGLLSDAILSHSVANATLAAYVLATGQWFLWK